The Microlunatus soli genome contains the following window.
GTCAACTACCTGATCAGCAAGATCACCGGTAGCGAGATCCTGTGGCTGACCGATCCGTGGCCGAATCGGCTGTTGATCGCGCTGGACACGGTCTGGTTCCTGATCCCGTTCGCGATGCTGGTGATCATGGCCGGCCTGCAGGGCGTCCCGGACGAGGTCATCGAAGCATCTCGGATCGACGGTGCTTCGACTTTGAATCGGCACTGGCACGTGATCATCCCCAGCATCCGCGGTGTGCTCGGCTTCGTCGCACTGATATCGATCATGGACGTACTGCGGATCTTCGACGCCCTGGTGCCACTGTCGCCGCAGGCCCAGCAGATCGGCAACGAGTCGATCATGCTCTACATCTACGACGTCGCCTTCCGCGACGGTGGCCAGCAGCTCGGGGTGGGCAGCGCCATCAATGTGCTCTTGATCATCCTGATCGTGATCATGCTGTCCCCGTTCATCCGCAACGTCTGGAAGGAGGCGCGGCAGGGATGACGACCTCGACTGTGCCTGACCTCAATTCCGTGGTGATCACGCCGACGGCGAGCCGACTGCGACGCAGACCGGCACGTTCGTCGGTGCTGATCGGGCTCTTTCTGATCGTGGTCTGCGTGGTGATGCTGGTGCCGGTGATCTGGACCGCTGCCTCGGTCACCAAGCCGACCGATGTCGCCTTCCTCAACCCTCCGGTCTTCAGCTACCACCCGACCCTGAAGGCCTTCGTCGACCTGTGGCAGACCACCTACTTCTACAAGTATCTGATCAACACCCTGGTGGTCGCGGTGATCAGCACCGTGCTGGCCCTGGTGATCGGGCTGCCGGCGGCGTACGCGCTGTCCCGCTTCGGATCCTGGATCTCGCCGGTGCTGCTGATCCTGGCGTTGATCTTCCGCGCCCTGCCGCGGTTCGCGGTCGTCCTTCCGATGTACGACCTGTCCCGGGCGATCGGGGTCTACGACACCACCTACGCGGTGGCGATCGCTCTGGTCGCGATCAATCAGCCGTTCAGCATCTGGTTGCTGCGGAACTTCTTCGCCGAGATCCCGCGGCAGCTCGACGGGGCCGCCATGATCGACGGCTGCACCCGCTGGCAGATGCTTCGCAAGATCATGATCCCGCTGATGGGACCGGGCATCATCACCGCGGGGATCTTCATCTTCCTGTTCGCCTTCCAGGAGTACATGACCGCGCTCATCCTGACCGACGTCGAGGCCCGTACGGTGCCGGTGTTCATCGCCACCCAACTCGGCCAGACATTGCCGATGTTGCAGCAGGCCGGTGCCGCCGCGCTGCTGCTGACGCTGCCGGTGATCGCCTTCGCCTTCATCGCGCAGAAGTATCTGGTGGCCGGTCTGAGCAGTGGATCGGTCAAGGGCTGAGGTGCCGGACCCGTCCGATCCGCTGGTGCTGCTGCCCGGGATGAACTGCTCGGCAGCGCTCTGGGATGCCGTGCTACCCGGCCTGCCTGCTGCCGTGCACGTGGTGCACGGTCGACTGGAGCAGCCGACGATCGACGGCTGCGTGGACGATCTCCTTGATCAACTTCCATCGCGGTTCGCGCTCGCCGGTCTGAGCCTCGGCGGAATCGTCGCGATGGCGCTGATCCGCCGAGCGCCCGAACGGGTCACCCGGCTCTGCCTGCTGGCCACCAACGCCCGGGCACCGACGGCCGCTCAGCTGACCGGTTGGCAGGAAGAGCATCGCCGACTCGCGGCAGGGGAGACCGCCCGACAGCTACAACGTGACCTGCTGCCGGTCCTGACGGCCCACCGCACCGCCGCGCTCGACGAGGCGATCTGCGCGATGGCGGACGACATCGGTGATCAGATCCTGGACACTCAGCTCGCCGCCCAGGCCACCCGAATCGACGAACGACCCGCCCTGCACCGGGTAGCCGTCCCGACCCTGGTCCTCGCCGCCGCCGACGATGCGCTCTGCCCGGTCGATCGACACCGCGAGATCAGTGCTGCGGTCCCCGGCTCCCGGCTGCAGATCCTGCCCGACATCGGACACCTGTCTCCGCTGGAGGCACCGGGACTGATCAGCGCAGCGGTCGTCCGATGGCTGAATCGGAGGGGGTCCCGACCAGGCAGCGCGCCGGAGTGATCGAATTCAGGTGGCCACTCGGCTGAGCTCGCCGCGCACCCGCTCGAGGACGTCCAACTGCGCCCGGTTGTAGACGTCGATCATGGCGTATCGCACGGTCTCGGCGGCGTGCGCCGGGCCGCCCGATGTCCGCTGCAACGCCATCACGACATCCGGATGTTCGCGATACATCTGCAGCACCGCCGGAACACTCCGACGAGCGAGGTCCGCCCGAGTCTTCTCGTCGGCGTCGGCGGACAGTTCGTTGAACTCGATCGATGTGGGATGGCCGCCGTAGTCGATCAGCATCCGCTGATAGGCGGCGATGCCTTCCTGATCGAGGATGCGGGAGTAGACCGCCAGCAGCGCTCGGTCGGCCGGACCGAGCTCTCCGACCACCGACCCGAGCTCGGCCGGCAGGTCGGTGGGCAGTCGATCGCGGAGCATCGCGCGGAGCTCCGAACGTGCGTGCTGCAACCGGTCGATGTGCGCCGCCAGCTCATCGTCCAGCCGGCGAAGGGATTCTTCGGGATGCTCGTCGTCCTGTAACTCCGCGATCTGCGACAGGGGCACGCCGAGGGCGGAGAGTCGGCGGATGCGGAGCAGTCGCAGCAGATGCCCGACGCGGTACTGCTTGTAGCCCTTGCGATTGCGATCCGGCTCGTTCAGCAACCCGATCTTGTGGTAGTGCCGGACGGTCTTGATCGTGGTGCCCGCCAGTTCGGCTACGTCCCGGGTGCTCCACGCCATTGCTCCTCCAAGCCATCGCTCCATCGTCCCGCACAGCCATCTTCTCAAGGTCGCCATCTTCTCAAGGTCAATGGTGTGAGCGACCTCACAGCCAGGTCGGGTTTGGGTGTGCCCCAAGGGCATGGTGTGCAGTGGTGCCCGATCTACTCACCTGCCGCCACACGAGAAGGGTTCGGCGTGATCAGCAACACCGTCGAGAACCATGCAGTCCATCAGAAGATCGGTTGGCCCGAAGTCGGTGTCGCCGCACTCGCCGGGGCCGTGTTGTACGGCGTCGGGATCTTGATCATCGTCACCCTCCCGCACGGCCGGCCGATCCTCGCGGGGCTGGTCCAGTACGCGGTCTCTGGTCTCGCACCGTTCGGAGCATTCATCGCGGCTGTGCTGCTGCGGATCCGCGATGTGCGCCCGTTCGGCCTGCGCAGCGTCGCCCCGCGTTGGCTGCTGGTCGCCGTCGGGGCCGGCGTCGTCGTCATCGGGCTCAATCTTGCCGTGACGATCCTGTTGTCCGGTGTGACGAATCAGACCGTCCAGTCCGACTATCGGTCCGCGGCCACCGGCGGCGTCGCGAGCATGCTCGGCGCCCTGGCGCTCGGAGCGTTGCTGACGCCGGTCGGGGAGGAGCTGCTGTTCCGCGGTGTCCTGGCCAACATGCTGAGCAGGTACGGCCCGTGGGTGGCCGTGATCGGCAGCGCCGCGGTGTTCGCCGTCGCTCACGGAATCAACTACATCATGCCGGTCGCCTTCATCGTCGGCATCGCCAACGCGCTGTTGCTCCGCAGATCCGGCGCCATCTGGCCGTGCCTGATCGTGCACGCCATGAACAACGCCAACTCCGTCATCCTGCCGGCAGTGCTCTCCTGATCGGTAGCCAGACTGGCATCACGTCCACAACACATGTCCGGCGATCCGGAAGGGATTCCATGAACAATCCGACCACCGATCTACTGGCCGAGCTGCGCTCCACAGTCGCGCCCGATCGCGTTGTCACCGAGGGCCCCGAGTACGAAACTGGTCGCCAACTCTTTCTCGCGCCGACCCGGGCCCGGCCGGCCGTGATCGTGCGGTGCACGTCGACCGCCGACGTCCAGGCAGCCGTCCGTGCTGCCCGGCGGCACGGCATCGGTCTCGTCGTTCGCTCCGGCGGACACGATCTCTTCGGGCGATCGGTCCGCGATGGCGCGCTGGTCGTCGACCTCGGTCGGATGCGCTCCATCGACATCAACGACGAAACCCGGGTCGCCGAGGTCGGTGCGGGTGCGCTCTCCGCCGACCTCGTTACAGCCGCTGAGCAACACGACCTGACCGCCGTCACCGGAACAGCAGGGACTGTCGGCATCGCCGGCCTCACAATCGGGGGAGGCTACGGACCGCTGATCGGCCGCTTCGGTCTGGCCGCGGACAACCTGCTCGGAGCCGAGGTCGTCCTTGCCGACGGCACCGTCGTCGACACCGACGCCGAGCCCGACCTGCTCTGGGCGCTCCGCGGCGGCGGTGGCAACTTCGGCGTCGTCACGTCACTTCGCGTTCGGCTGCATCCGGTGCCGTCCGTGCTTGCCGGGAACATCCTCTTCCCGCTGAGCGAAGCCGAAACGGTCCTCCGAAGGCTCGATGGCGTGCTCCGGACCAGTCCCGACGAACTCGAAGTGGATACTGCCTTCCTGGTCGGGCCGGACGGAAACGCTGTGCTCGCCCTGATGCCGACGTGGTCCGGCGACCTGGCAGCGGGCGCTCGGCCGGGCAGCCCGGTGAATTCGTTGCGTGAGCTCGGTACGCCGCTGGTCGGCGACATCGCCACCGCGCCGCGGTCCCGACTGCTGGCCGGGGTCGATCAGATGTTTCCGTTCAGCGAACGCAGCGGCATCTTCCGCACCCGGACCGTCAGCGGGTTCACTCCCGGCGTCATCCAAGCCTTGGTGCGCGCGGCGGAAACCATCACCTCGCCCCACTCAGCCTTGATGGCGCACCAGTTCCACGGGGCAGCAACCCGTACGCCCTTGGCCTCGACAGCCTTCGGTCTCCGCAGCCCGCACCTGATGGTGGAGATCATCGGAATGTGGGAGACCGACGACGCCAGGGCAGACGATCACATCGCCTGGACCGCAGCGACCTCCACAGCCCTGAGGCCGCACTCGCTGCCTGGAGGCTACGTGAACCTGCTCGGGCCCGACGATCGTGATCAGGCTGAGGACGCGTACGGCGCCAACACCGCCCGGCTGTTGTCGGTCAAGTCGCGGTTCGATCCGCAGCACGCGTTCGAGGCCACCCCGCTGCCCTCGGCCGCAGCCGCCGACCGGAGGGGCACATCAGGTCACCGGACCTGAGCCGGCCTGCCCGGCGGACAGATTTGAGCCGTCGATCGCGGTCGCCCGGACGGGTGTCATAGATGGCGATCCCCACATTCCGTGTGGTCACCGCACCGACGAGGGGCGTGTGTCGGTTCTCCGCCATCGCCACGAGGGAAGCTGGAGTCGGGGATGTCATCTATGTGAGTAAGCATGCTCAGTGATCAAGATCGGTCAGCTCGCCGAAGAATCCCATCAGAGCCTGGGTGAGGTTGTAGACGATCAGCCCCGCACCGGCCGCCCGGGCGTCGCGGGCCGCCCGGGCGTCACCGACCAGGTCGGTCCGGATCGAACCGATCTGCGCGGCCCGGCGGCGGATCTCGGCGATCGCTTCGGGCACCGGCGGATCATCAGGGCCGGACGCGGCGGCCAGGTCGGCGGCGCCGATCAGGTAGCCGTCGATCCCCGGGGTGTTCAAGATCGCTTCGGTGTTGTCGACGGCGGTCGGTGATTCCAGCATCGCGATCACCAGGGTCGTTTCCCGCGCAGCCCGACGATGATCTTCGGCCGGCACCGTGCCGAACCGGCCGGCGCGCGGGTAGGTGGCGAAGCCACGCTGCCCGTACGGCGGATAGTGGACGGCCCGGACCAACGCCGCGGCGTCCGCGGCGTCGTCGACGTGCGGGGCGATGATCCCCTGCGCTCCTTGATCAAGGGCCCGCAGCGCCAGCGCGTTCTCACCCTCGCCGATCCTCACCAGCACAGGCATCCCGTGCAGATCGGCAACCGTGATGTGTCGGCGCAGCGCCACCACATCCGCCGGCCCGTGCTCGCAGTCGATGATCAAGAACGCGAAGCCGGCGACGCCGAGCATCTCGATCACGTCCTCCGACGGCATCCGGACCAGCGCGCCGATCGGCGTCTCACCCGCGGACAGTCTTGCCTTCAGGATCATCTTCGGGTCGGCGATTCGGAACATCTCTTCCTTCGGATTGCGCATACGTATGCGTAGTATTGAACCCAGAACGTGCTGATCCGTCAAGACGGTTTGGCGTGCCGCGATGATCGGCCCGGATAAGCTGCCGCCCGAGGAGGTGTCGATGGTCACCAGTCGAGATGTCGCACGGCTTGCCGGGGTTTCGCAGCCGACCGTGTCCCGAGCGCTGCGCGACGACCCGAAGGTGTCGGAGGCGACCAAGCGCCAGGTTCGGGAGGCGGCGGCCGCGCTCGGCTATGCGCCGAACGCCATCGGTCGCGCATTGTCGCTGGGGCGGTCGACGCGGGTCGGGCTGGTCGTCACCGATCTGCGCAACCAGTTCTACACCTACGTGATCGCCCCGATGCACCACGAGCTGGCCCGCGCCGGGTACGAACTCGTCCTGATCACCGAGACCTCCGAATCCGGGCCGGTCACCGAACACGTCGTCGCCAACGGTCTGAGTGGAGTCGTGCTGGCGACGACGACCACCGACTCGATCCTGCCCGTCCGGCTCGGGGATCGCGGGGTTCCGTTCGTCTACTTCAATCGGACCGCCCGCAATGTCCCGGCAGACTCGGTCGTGGTCGATCCCGAACCAGGGATGACGGCGCTGGTCAAGGACATCGTCGCCCAGGGGCACACCCGCGTCGGTGCGGTGTTCGGCGCGGAGGACACCAGCACCGGTCAGGTCCGAGAGGTCGTCCTGCGTCGACTGCTGCTGGATCAGGGGATCGTCCTCGCCGAGCGTAACGTTCGACACGGCCCGTTCGATCTGGAGGCCGGGTATGGCTCCACGCTGCAGTTGCTCGATCAGCCCGAGCCGCCGACCTTGATCATCTGCGCCAATGACGTCGTCGCGATCGGCGCCCTGAATGCCGCGGCCGAGCGAGGTGTCACGGTCCCGAGCGATCTGTCCGTCGTCGGATTCGACGACCTGCCGATCGCCGGCTTCGCGATGGTGCAACTGAGCACTATCGCCTACGACCTGGACGCGATGTCCCGCGAGGCGGCCAGGCTGCTGGTCTCCCGGATCGAGGATCCGGGCGTCGAGGAGGCTCGGTCGGTCGTCTTCCCGACGAGCTATGTCGGGCGTTCGACGCTCGGCCCCGCCGCCTCCTGAGTCACCACGAATCTGGTCCGGTGCCAACCGGTCAAGCTGCTTGCACC
Protein-coding sequences here:
- a CDS encoding carbohydrate ABC transporter permease — its product is MRKREFITMIGPSVLVMVGLLAVPLYRTIQWSLQRVTYGDPGTFVGLANYQQALTDPRFGRAVLFTVGLTVFVTAALLVGGYLLAILVNGLGRLRPFVLGAMLVSYVVPQIVGATMFSWLFDKNFGGVVNYLISKITGSEILWLTDPWPNRLLIALDTVWFLIPFAMLVIMAGLQGVPDEVIEASRIDGASTLNRHWHVIIPSIRGVLGFVALISIMDVLRIFDALVPLSPQAQQIGNESIMLYIYDVAFRDGGQQLGVGSAINVLLIILIVIMLSPFIRNVWKEARQG
- a CDS encoding carbohydrate ABC transporter permease — protein: MTTSTVPDLNSVVITPTASRLRRRPARSSVLIGLFLIVVCVVMLVPVIWTAASVTKPTDVAFLNPPVFSYHPTLKAFVDLWQTTYFYKYLINTLVVAVISTVLALVIGLPAAYALSRFGSWISPVLLILALIFRALPRFAVVLPMYDLSRAIGVYDTTYAVAIALVAINQPFSIWLLRNFFAEIPRQLDGAAMIDGCTRWQMLRKIMIPLMGPGIITAGIFIFLFAFQEYMTALILTDVEARTVPVFIATQLGQTLPMLQQAGAAALLLTLPVIAFAFIAQKYLVAGLSSGSVKG
- a CDS encoding alpha/beta fold hydrolase, with the translated sequence MPDPSDPLVLLPGMNCSAALWDAVLPGLPAAVHVVHGRLEQPTIDGCVDDLLDQLPSRFALAGLSLGGIVAMALIRRAPERVTRLCLLATNARAPTAAQLTGWQEEHRRLAAGETARQLQRDLLPVLTAHRTAALDEAICAMADDIGDQILDTQLAAQATRIDERPALHRVAVPTLVLAAADDALCPVDRHREISAAVPGSRLQILPDIGHLSPLEAPGLISAAVVRWLNRRGSRPGSAPE
- a CDS encoding MerR family transcriptional regulator — encoded protein: MAWSTRDVAELAGTTIKTVRHYHKIGLLNEPDRNRKGYKQYRVGHLLRLLRIRRLSALGVPLSQIAELQDDEHPEESLRRLDDELAAHIDRLQHARSELRAMLRDRLPTDLPAELGSVVGELGPADRALLAVYSRILDQEGIAAYQRMLIDYGGHPTSIEFNELSADADEKTRADLARRSVPAVLQMYREHPDVVMALQRTSGGPAHAAETVRYAMIDVYNRAQLDVLERVRGELSRVAT
- a CDS encoding CPBP family intramembrane glutamic endopeptidase; this encodes MISNTVENHAVHQKIGWPEVGVAALAGAVLYGVGILIIVTLPHGRPILAGLVQYAVSGLAPFGAFIAAVLLRIRDVRPFGLRSVAPRWLLVAVGAGVVVIGLNLAVTILLSGVTNQTVQSDYRSAATGGVASMLGALALGALLTPVGEELLFRGVLANMLSRYGPWVAVIGSAAVFAVAHGINYIMPVAFIVGIANALLLRRSGAIWPCLIVHAMNNANSVILPAVLS
- a CDS encoding FAD-binding oxidoreductase, which produces MNNPTTDLLAELRSTVAPDRVVTEGPEYETGRQLFLAPTRARPAVIVRCTSTADVQAAVRAARRHGIGLVVRSGGHDLFGRSVRDGALVVDLGRMRSIDINDETRVAEVGAGALSADLVTAAEQHDLTAVTGTAGTVGIAGLTIGGGYGPLIGRFGLAADNLLGAEVVLADGTVVDTDAEPDLLWALRGGGGNFGVVTSLRVRLHPVPSVLAGNILFPLSEAETVLRRLDGVLRTSPDELEVDTAFLVGPDGNAVLALMPTWSGDLAAGARPGSPVNSLRELGTPLVGDIATAPRSRLLAGVDQMFPFSERSGIFRTRTVSGFTPGVIQALVRAAETITSPHSALMAHQFHGAATRTPLASTAFGLRSPHLMVEIIGMWETDDARADDHIAWTAATSTALRPHSLPGGYVNLLGPDDRDQAEDAYGANTARLLSVKSRFDPQHAFEATPLPSAAAADRRGTSGHRT
- a CDS encoding HpcH/HpaI aldolase family protein → MRNPKEEMFRIADPKMILKARLSAGETPIGALVRMPSEDVIEMLGVAGFAFLIIDCEHGPADVVALRRHITVADLHGMPVLVRIGEGENALALRALDQGAQGIIAPHVDDAADAAALVRAVHYPPYGQRGFATYPRAGRFGTVPAEDHRRAARETTLVIAMLESPTAVDNTEAILNTPGIDGYLIGAADLAAASGPDDPPVPEAIAEIRRRAAQIGSIRTDLVGDARAARDARAAGAGLIVYNLTQALMGFFGELTDLDH
- a CDS encoding LacI family DNA-binding transcriptional regulator, with the translated sequence MVTSRDVARLAGVSQPTVSRALRDDPKVSEATKRQVREAAAALGYAPNAIGRALSLGRSTRVGLVVTDLRNQFYTYVIAPMHHELARAGYELVLITETSESGPVTEHVVANGLSGVVLATTTTDSILPVRLGDRGVPFVYFNRTARNVPADSVVVDPEPGMTALVKDIVAQGHTRVGAVFGAEDTSTGQVREVVLRRLLLDQGIVLAERNVRHGPFDLEAGYGSTLQLLDQPEPPTLIICANDVVAIGALNAAAERGVTVPSDLSVVGFDDLPIAGFAMVQLSTIAYDLDAMSREAARLLVSRIEDPGVEEARSVVFPTSYVGRSTLGPAAS